The region aagggattTTTCTTGCTGATGTGTACCCCGCAAAAAGATCCCAACTTTTATTTCACTTTCTTGAATACAGTCCACTGATCtaaaaacataaagatgaaGAGAAAGGACAACACCTTTGTGGTCATCCTTCTTTCAGGCCACTGTCAGGCTGGTAGGTGACATTATTAGgagtcttttatttttatttttatttttatttaatttatatttatttattactcgTCACCGATTGAGTGGGATGGGGGTCTTGTTGTGGTCACCAGAATTGAACTTTTTCTAATGGCTGTTTTTTTCCGtacaaaataatgaattatgtgAAGCATGGACCCTTACTCGAACATACATTAAAAATGGGAACATAGAGCAGGGTTGGACATATTGCAAAACAAGTGCAGATAGGAAATCAATTTGGTAAATTCCATGCATATGTTCAACAAAGTTTGATGTCCATGCTTTCTTTTAGATTCTGGTGTTCTTTTAGATTTCACTTTGACTTCCTTGCACTCCCAATTGTGGGAAGTTTGAGGAATATTGtcatttggttttttatttctgtttttagttttgtgttttattaatGCTTGATTTCACATTGTAGTTATTTTGGGTTCAAAACTTTTTCGTAGCAAATTTGACTATATCATTACTTACTCTTCAAATGCACAGTTCTGATTTGCAGGCGAATTGAAAATGGCCGCTTCAGAAGCAGTGCTCCCTCAGATAGCCTTAATTGGTGCCGGAATCTTTGCTCGCACAACATACATTAAAAATCTAAGGCAAATAACTGACCGTGTGACACTAAAAGCAATTTGGGATCTTACTGAGGTGCTAATTTGCTTCAGTTTGAACCTTGGATTCAGCAGAATAGTTCTTGGTTTCTGTTGCTTTGATATGGGTCTTTTAATATGTGGATTAAAGGTTGCTgcattttgttgtgtttttcataTAGGAAGCATCAAGAGCTCTTGTGGAGCTTGCTCGTGATTTTGCACCGCAAGTTGAGTGTAAATGGGGTGAGGAAGGCCTTAATGATATCATGAGTGATGACTTGATCATTGGAGTTGCAGTCGTTGTTTCCGGTCAAGCTCTGGTACGCCATTGGTATCATTATCAACTTCTCATTttacttcaatatatatatatatatatatatatgttcatcatAATTTATCCTGCCTGCGATTgctgtaaaaatatatatatatatatatttctgagtCACTAGCAACTTGCATTTGAGAATGTTgctttttttcccctcttctatACTCGTTATCGTTGTAATCCAAATGAAGCTACCAAGATTGCAAATGCATTACAAGGTTATGTGCATTCTCTAGCTAATTTTGCAATTCATACATATACAGGTGGATGTTTCATTGAGGATGATTAAGGCAGGAAAGCATGTGCTTCAAGGTGATTAAAATGAGCTATATTGGacattctttttatatttttttgacttcTTTATATCACTTTAATGGAATCTGATTtgcttttctctctttcttttggaTCTTGAAGAGAAACCTGCTGCTTTAAGTAAGTTCAATTTGACTTTCTTgcttgttttaatttgtttgaacaATTAAAACAACTTTGCTTTGTGGTTTTTAGCTGTCAGTCAAGGAGATTGTGCACTGTCAACCTACAATTCCATTCGCAACAATTCTCCTTATCCAATCTGGGCAATTGCTGAAAACTATCGTTTCGAACCGGCTTTTGTTGAGGTGTCTGCAAGTATTATTCTTCATATTCTTCTGTTGTCATATAATGATAATTTTCCCAACTTTGTTTTTTAGGCAAAAAAGTTGATGAAGGATGTTGGTGATGTGTTGAATATCAAGGTCACCGTTGAAGGATACTTGAGCAGTTCAAATCGTTTCTTTTCAAGTGGTTGGCGACGAAATTTATCTGTAAGTTGTTGAATCCTATAAAACTTTTACTTGAGTTACTTGGGCTTCGCAAATCTGATAAATTGCTTGTGGTTCAAAATCTCTGTTTTGACGCTGATTACTTGCTACCTTGTGTGAAACATTTTGTCACATTCACAGTCAGGTTTTCTTTTGGATATGGCTGTACACTACATTGCAGGCCTAAGGATGGTTAGTCTCATCAGGATAAAGCACATCTTCTTGTGCACACATTCTTTGATAAGTTTAATTTTCAGATTATCTCAACATTCTgagataattaataatcaagatatgtacatccttttttttttttgcttaatcaCAGATTATTGATAGTGAGATAAAAACAGTATCTTCAATTGCTCGGCATGTCAATAAGGCTCTTCCTCCATTTGATACTATT is a window of Dioscorea cayenensis subsp. rotundata cultivar TDr96_F1 chromosome 5, TDr96_F1_v2_PseudoChromosome.rev07_lg8_w22 25.fasta, whole genome shotgun sequence DNA encoding:
- the LOC120260417 gene encoding uncharacterized protein LOC120260417 gives rise to the protein MAASEAVLPQIALIGAGIFARTTYIKNLRQITDRVTLKAIWDLTEEASRALVELARDFAPQVECKWGEEGLNDIMSDDLIIGVAVVVSGQALVDVSLRMIKAGKHVLQEKPAALTVSQGDCALSTYNSIRNNSPYPIWAIAENYRFEPAFVEAKKLMKDVGDVLNIKVTVEGYLSSSNRFFSSGWRRNLSSGFLLDMAVHYIAGLRMIIDSEIKTVSSIARHVNKALPPFDTICTVFQLENGCAGVFAMVVWSVSPKLTWRVDGTKGALQIELNSQYGDFMVSFFSADGQCQTNRYPMMGVIEDLKAFVHDITQAANKDAAAGFKPEERLSYIEGLRDLAVLEAMIESNANNGAQTFVKKF